From Hirundo rustica isolate bHirRus1 chromosome 1, bHirRus1.pri.v3, whole genome shotgun sequence, a single genomic window includes:
- the CCNE2 gene encoding G1/S-specific cyclin-E2 isoform X1, translating to MSRRSSRLQAKQQQPLSCQEEAPQELQALDYVQTRKRRTAEQEIKKREDGKIAKKHQYEIKSCWPPTITGGISPCIIIETPHKESVTTDFSRFKKYRFRNLFINPSPLPELNWGNSKDVWLNILTKENRYAHCKHFTSLHSSLQPHMRSILLDWLLEVCEVYALHRETFYLAQDFFDRFMLTQKNINKSMLQLIGITSLFIASKLEEIYAPKIQEFAYVTDGACSEDDIVRMELIMLKALKWELCPVTIVSWLNLYLQVDALKDVPKVLLPQYSQEKFIQIAQLLDLCILDVNSLDFQYRTLAAAALCHYTSIEIVKKASGLDWDSISECVQWMVPFVNVAKKVPAKLKNFKKVAAEDRHNIQTHTNYLDMLEEVNSGVVSTAPGQLSPVSTGGIITPPKSTEKK from the exons ATGTCAAGGCGTAG tagCCGTTTGCAAgccaaacagcagcagccactgtcCTGTCAAGAAGAGGCTCCACAAGAACTGCAGGCACTAGATTATGTCCAGACCAGAAAAAGGAGAACAGCAGAG CAGGAGATTAAGAAAAGAGAAGATGGCAAAATTGCTAAAAAACATCAATACGAAATTAAG AGTTGTTGGCCCCCCACAATAACAGGAGGCATCTCACCTTGCATAATTATTGAAACACCTCACAAAGAATCAGTAACCACTGACTTCTCAAGATTCAAAAAATACAGATTCAGGAACCTCTTCATAAATCCATCACCTTTGCCAGAACTCAA CTGGGGAAATTCTAAGGACGTCTGGCTCAACATCCTAACGAAGGAGAACAGATATGCCCACTGCAAACACTTCACATCACTACATTCTAGTTTGCAACCTCACATGAGATCAATACTGCTAGACTGGCTCTTGGAG GTGTGTGAGGTGTATGCACTCCACCGGGAAACCTTCTACCTAGCTCAAGACTTCTTTGATAGATTCATGTTGACACAAAAGAACATTAACAAGAGCATGCTTCAGCTCATAGGAATTACCTCATTATTTATTGCCTCCAAACTTGAG GAAATCTACGCTCCTAAAATACAGGAATTTGCTTATGTCACTGATGGTGCTTGCAGTGAAGATGATATTGTAAGAATGGAACTTATTATGTTAAAG GCTTTAAAATGGGAACTCTGTCCAGTGACAATTGTATCTTGGCTGAATCTCTATCTTCAAGTGGATGCTCTGAAGGATGTTCCAAAAGTGCTGCTACCTCAGTATTCTCAGGAAAAATTCATTCAAATAGCCCAG CTTTTAGACCTGTGTATTTTGGATGTGAATTCTTTGGACTTCCAGTACAGAACGCTGGCTGCTGCAGCGCTCTGCCACTATACCTCAATTGAAATAGTTAAGAAAGCTTCAG GATTAGATTGGGACAGCATTTCAGAGTGTGTACAATGGATGGTTCCTTTTGTGAATGTGGCAAAAAAGGTCCCTGCGAAGCTGAAGAACTTTAAGAAGGTTGCAGCAGAAGATCGACACAATATCCAGACCCACACAAATTATCTGGACATGCTG GAAGAAGTGAACAGTGGAGTAGTGTCTACTGCCCCAGGGCAGTTATCACCTGTGTCAACAGGAGGAATAATAACCCCtcccaaaagcacagaaaagaaatga
- the CCNE2 gene encoding G1/S-specific cyclin-E2 isoform X3, giving the protein MSRRSSRLQAKQQQPLSCQEEAPQELQALDYVQTRKRRTAEQEIKKREDGKIAKKHQYEIKSCWPPTITGGISPCIIIETPHKESVTTDFSRFKKYRFRNLFINPSPLPELNWGNSKDVWLNILTKENRYAHCKHFTSLHSSLQPHMRSILLDWLLEVCEVYALHRETFYLAQDFFDRFMLTQKNINKSMLQLIGITSLFIASKLEEIYAPKIQEFAYVTDGACSEDDIVRMELIMLKALKWELCPVTIVSWLNLYLQVDALKDVPKVLLPQYSQEKFIQIAQLLDLCILDVNSLDFQYRTLAAAALCHYTSIEIVKKASDSTKTQKKETPSAVQLLLRS; this is encoded by the exons ATGTCAAGGCGTAG tagCCGTTTGCAAgccaaacagcagcagccactgtcCTGTCAAGAAGAGGCTCCACAAGAACTGCAGGCACTAGATTATGTCCAGACCAGAAAAAGGAGAACAGCAGAG CAGGAGATTAAGAAAAGAGAAGATGGCAAAATTGCTAAAAAACATCAATACGAAATTAAG AGTTGTTGGCCCCCCACAATAACAGGAGGCATCTCACCTTGCATAATTATTGAAACACCTCACAAAGAATCAGTAACCACTGACTTCTCAAGATTCAAAAAATACAGATTCAGGAACCTCTTCATAAATCCATCACCTTTGCCAGAACTCAA CTGGGGAAATTCTAAGGACGTCTGGCTCAACATCCTAACGAAGGAGAACAGATATGCCCACTGCAAACACTTCACATCACTACATTCTAGTTTGCAACCTCACATGAGATCAATACTGCTAGACTGGCTCTTGGAG GTGTGTGAGGTGTATGCACTCCACCGGGAAACCTTCTACCTAGCTCAAGACTTCTTTGATAGATTCATGTTGACACAAAAGAACATTAACAAGAGCATGCTTCAGCTCATAGGAATTACCTCATTATTTATTGCCTCCAAACTTGAG GAAATCTACGCTCCTAAAATACAGGAATTTGCTTATGTCACTGATGGTGCTTGCAGTGAAGATGATATTGTAAGAATGGAACTTATTATGTTAAAG GCTTTAAAATGGGAACTCTGTCCAGTGACAATTGTATCTTGGCTGAATCTCTATCTTCAAGTGGATGCTCTGAAGGATGTTCCAAAAGTGCTGCTACCTCAGTATTCTCAGGAAAAATTCATTCAAATAGCCCAG CTTTTAGACCTGTGTATTTTGGATGTGAATTCTTTGGACTTCCAGTACAGAACGCTGGCTGCTGCAGCGCTCTGCCACTATACCTCAATTGAAATAGTTAAGAAAGCTTCAG ATAGTACAAAGACTCAAAAGAAGGAAACGCCTTCAGCAGTGCAGCTTTTGCTGAGGAGTTGA
- the CCNE2 gene encoding G1/S-specific cyclin-E2 isoform X2: MSRRSSRLQAKQQQPLSCQEEAPQELQALDYVQTRKRRTAEEIKKREDGKIAKKHQYEIKSCWPPTITGGISPCIIIETPHKESVTTDFSRFKKYRFRNLFINPSPLPELNWGNSKDVWLNILTKENRYAHCKHFTSLHSSLQPHMRSILLDWLLEVCEVYALHRETFYLAQDFFDRFMLTQKNINKSMLQLIGITSLFIASKLEEIYAPKIQEFAYVTDGACSEDDIVRMELIMLKALKWELCPVTIVSWLNLYLQVDALKDVPKVLLPQYSQEKFIQIAQLLDLCILDVNSLDFQYRTLAAAALCHYTSIEIVKKASGLDWDSISECVQWMVPFVNVAKKVPAKLKNFKKVAAEDRHNIQTHTNYLDMLEEVNSGVVSTAPGQLSPVSTGGIITPPKSTEKK; this comes from the exons ATGTCAAGGCGTAG tagCCGTTTGCAAgccaaacagcagcagccactgtcCTGTCAAGAAGAGGCTCCACAAGAACTGCAGGCACTAGATTATGTCCAGACCAGAAAAAGGAGAACAGCAGAG GAGATTAAGAAAAGAGAAGATGGCAAAATTGCTAAAAAACATCAATACGAAATTAAG AGTTGTTGGCCCCCCACAATAACAGGAGGCATCTCACCTTGCATAATTATTGAAACACCTCACAAAGAATCAGTAACCACTGACTTCTCAAGATTCAAAAAATACAGATTCAGGAACCTCTTCATAAATCCATCACCTTTGCCAGAACTCAA CTGGGGAAATTCTAAGGACGTCTGGCTCAACATCCTAACGAAGGAGAACAGATATGCCCACTGCAAACACTTCACATCACTACATTCTAGTTTGCAACCTCACATGAGATCAATACTGCTAGACTGGCTCTTGGAG GTGTGTGAGGTGTATGCACTCCACCGGGAAACCTTCTACCTAGCTCAAGACTTCTTTGATAGATTCATGTTGACACAAAAGAACATTAACAAGAGCATGCTTCAGCTCATAGGAATTACCTCATTATTTATTGCCTCCAAACTTGAG GAAATCTACGCTCCTAAAATACAGGAATTTGCTTATGTCACTGATGGTGCTTGCAGTGAAGATGATATTGTAAGAATGGAACTTATTATGTTAAAG GCTTTAAAATGGGAACTCTGTCCAGTGACAATTGTATCTTGGCTGAATCTCTATCTTCAAGTGGATGCTCTGAAGGATGTTCCAAAAGTGCTGCTACCTCAGTATTCTCAGGAAAAATTCATTCAAATAGCCCAG CTTTTAGACCTGTGTATTTTGGATGTGAATTCTTTGGACTTCCAGTACAGAACGCTGGCTGCTGCAGCGCTCTGCCACTATACCTCAATTGAAATAGTTAAGAAAGCTTCAG GATTAGATTGGGACAGCATTTCAGAGTGTGTACAATGGATGGTTCCTTTTGTGAATGTGGCAAAAAAGGTCCCTGCGAAGCTGAAGAACTTTAAGAAGGTTGCAGCAGAAGATCGACACAATATCCAGACCCACACAAATTATCTGGACATGCTG GAAGAAGTGAACAGTGGAGTAGTGTCTACTGCCCCAGGGCAGTTATCACCTGTGTCAACAGGAGGAATAATAACCCCtcccaaaagcacagaaaagaaatga